In Calliopsis andreniformis isolate RMS-2024a chromosome 8, iyCalAndr_principal, whole genome shotgun sequence, one DNA window encodes the following:
- the Mdh1 gene encoding malate dehydrogenase 1 codes for MSEPINVVVTGAAGQIAYSLLYQLAAGTVFGPNQPVNLRLLDIPVMMKVLEGVVMELEDLALPLLREVVPTADPAVAFKDVAAAFLVGAMPRKEGMERKDLLAANVEIFKVQGEALDKHARKDVKVLVVGNPANTNALICSHYAPSIPKENFTAMTRLDQNRAQAALAARLNVQVDKVQNVIIWGNHSSTQYPDAAHATVALQSGTKPVPSTVNDENWLNTTFVETIQKRGAAVIAARKMSSAMSAAKAAGDHMRDWWMGTKPGQWVSMGVLSDGSYGIPKDVVFSFPVTIENGQFKIVQGLSISDFARSKLTATANELEEERAEANKVLQSK; via the exons ATG agtGAACCAATAAATGTGGTGGTTACGGGAGCTGCAGGGCAAATTGCCTACTCCTTACTGTACCAGCTCGCTGCTGGTACAGTTTTTGGCCCAAATCAACCAGTCAATCTTCGTTTATTAGATATACCAGTTATGATGAAAGTATTAGAAGGGGTAGTTATGGAGTTGGAAGATTTGGCTCTTCCTCTTTTGAGAG AAGTTGTACCAACTGCTGATCCAGCTGTGGCTTTCAAGGATGTAGCAGCTGCTTTTCTGGTTGGAGCCATGCCCCGAAAAGAGGGAATGGAACGAAAAGATCTTCTAGCAGCTAATGTAGAGATCTTTAAGGTCCAAGGAGAAGCTCTTGACAAACATGCTCGAAAAGATGTTAAAGTTTTGGTTGTTGGCAATCCTGCTAACACAAATGCACTGATTTGTTCTCATTATGCGCCATCCATTCCAAAAGAAAATTTCACTGCCATGACAAGATTGGATCAAAACCGTGCTCAAGCAGCTTTAGCTGCCCGACTGAATGTCCag GTTGACAAAGTACAAAACGTAATTATCTGGGGTAATCACAGCTCAACCCAGTATCCTGATGCTGCACATGCTACAGTGGCTCTTCAATCTGGCACTAAGCCAGTGCCTTCAACTGTCAATGATGAAAATTGGTTGAACACTACCTTTGTGGAGACAATTCAGAAACGTGGCGCAGCTGTGATAGCCGCCCGAAAAATGTCTTCTGCCATGTCGGCAGCTAAAGCAGCTGGAGATCACATGAGAGATTGGTGGATGGGTACGAAACCAGGTCAATGGGTCAGCATGGGTGTCCTGTCTGATGGTAGTTACGGGATTCCAAAGGACGTTGTGTTCTCTTTTCCAGTCACAATAGAAAATGGACAATTCAAGATCGTTCAA GGGCTTTCAATTAGCGACTTTGCCAGGTCCAAGTTGACCGCTACAGCTAACGAACTGGAAGAGGAACGTGCAGAAGCGAACAAAGTGCTGCAAAGTAAATGA
- the Phers-m gene encoding phenylalanyl-tRNA synthetase, mitochondrial isoform X1 — MFVSHQIIIDKTYTLTGKLFRNGAKMSVLRHLSTATKTKKAIKLFGHVYPGDEWTNITPNIISKIGVNLHLTKYHPLYHIRERIVNYIYKQFHSRIGNPLFSVYDNISPVVTVAQNFDSLLVPENHPSRQKTDCYYINKDILLRAHTTAHQSELISMGLNNFLVIGDVYRKDEIDSTHYPVFHQADAVRLCTADELFQNVSSSDGLRLFEHRGLETDEKQGCYTLESVKLMEHELKNTLTGLAHALFGPEIQCRWVEQYFPFTHPSWELEIYYQNQWLEILGCGIMRHEILQNSGAGERIGWAFGLGLERLAMALYKIPDVRLFWSKDTGFLNQFKVEDSNTEIEYKPISVYPQCKNDISFWLPEDGQYSEKDFYEIVRNIGRDIVEQILLKDQFTHPETKRVSHCYTIIYRHMERTLSKREVNNVHRYIGKTATEELGVTVR; from the exons ATGTTTGTATCCCACCAAATTATCATAGACAAAAC GTACACGCTGACGGGAAAACTTTTCCGAAATGGTGCAAAAATGTCAGTGCTCAGGCACTTGTCCACAGCTACGAAAACAAAGAAGGCAATAAAACTATTTGGGCATGTGTATCCAGGAGATGAATGGACAAACATTACTCCGAATATTATTTCCAAAATAGGAGTGAACTTGCATCTCACTAAATATCACCCTCTGTATCATATACGCGAGCGTAttgttaattatatttataaacaATTTCATAGTCGTATTGGAAATCCCCTGTTCAGTGTATACGATAACATATCTCCTGTAGTCACCGTAGCTCAAAATTTTGACTCCCTTCTTGTGCCAGAAAATCATCCAAGCAGACAAAAAACAGATTGTTATTATATAAACAAAGACATTTTACTGCGTGCACATACAACTGCACACCAGTCTGAATTAATTTCTATGGGGCTGAATAATTTTCTTGTAATTGGAGATGTTTACCGTAAAGATGAAATAGACAGTACACACTATCCTGTTTTTCATCAAGCAGATGCTGTTAGATTATGTACTGCAGACGAGCTGTTTCAAAATGTTAGTAGTTCTGATGGGTTGAGATTATTTGAGCACAGAGGTCTAGAAACAGATGAGAAGCAAGGTTGTTATACTTTGGAGTCTGTGAAATTGATGGAACATGAATTGAAGAATACTTTAACAGGCCTAGCACATGCACTTTTTGGACCag AAATTCAGTGCAGATGGGTTGAACAATATTTTCCTTTTACCCATCCTTCATGGGAATTAGAAATCTACTATCAGAATCAGTGGCTTGAAATATTAGGATGTGGTATTATGAGACATGAGATTTTACAAAATTCAGGTGCAGGAGAACGTATTGGATGGGCTTTTGGTCTAGGTTTAGAGAGATTAGCTATGGCTCTGTATAAGATTCCTGATGTCAGATTATTCTGGAGTAAGGATACTGGTTTCTTAAACCAATTCAAAGTTGAAGATTCTAACACAGAAATAGAATACAAG CCTATTAGTGTTTACCCTCaatgtaaaaatgacataaGTTTTTGGTTACCTGAAGATGGTCAATATTCGGAAAAAGATTTCTATGAAATCGTACGGAATATCGGTCGTGATATAGTAGAACAAATTCTACTGAAGGATCAATTCACCCACCCAGAGACTAAAAGGGTCTCTCATTGTTATACTATAATATATAGGCATATGGAACGTACACTATCAAAAAGGGAGGTGAATAATGTTCATAGGTACATAGGAAAGACTGCTACTGAGGAATTAGGTGTTACAGTTAGATGA
- the Phers-m gene encoding phenylalanyl-tRNA synthetase, mitochondrial isoform X2, giving the protein MVLRWYTLTGKLFRNGAKMSVLRHLSTATKTKKAIKLFGHVYPGDEWTNITPNIISKIGVNLHLTKYHPLYHIRERIVNYIYKQFHSRIGNPLFSVYDNISPVVTVAQNFDSLLVPENHPSRQKTDCYYINKDILLRAHTTAHQSELISMGLNNFLVIGDVYRKDEIDSTHYPVFHQADAVRLCTADELFQNVSSSDGLRLFEHRGLETDEKQGCYTLESVKLMEHELKNTLTGLAHALFGPEIQCRWVEQYFPFTHPSWELEIYYQNQWLEILGCGIMRHEILQNSGAGERIGWAFGLGLERLAMALYKIPDVRLFWSKDTGFLNQFKVEDSNTEIEYKPISVYPQCKNDISFWLPEDGQYSEKDFYEIVRNIGRDIVEQILLKDQFTHPETKRVSHCYTIIYRHMERTLSKREVNNVHRYIGKTATEELGVTVR; this is encoded by the exons ATGGTATTACGATG GTACACGCTGACGGGAAAACTTTTCCGAAATGGTGCAAAAATGTCAGTGCTCAGGCACTTGTCCACAGCTACGAAAACAAAGAAGGCAATAAAACTATTTGGGCATGTGTATCCAGGAGATGAATGGACAAACATTACTCCGAATATTATTTCCAAAATAGGAGTGAACTTGCATCTCACTAAATATCACCCTCTGTATCATATACGCGAGCGTAttgttaattatatttataaacaATTTCATAGTCGTATTGGAAATCCCCTGTTCAGTGTATACGATAACATATCTCCTGTAGTCACCGTAGCTCAAAATTTTGACTCCCTTCTTGTGCCAGAAAATCATCCAAGCAGACAAAAAACAGATTGTTATTATATAAACAAAGACATTTTACTGCGTGCACATACAACTGCACACCAGTCTGAATTAATTTCTATGGGGCTGAATAATTTTCTTGTAATTGGAGATGTTTACCGTAAAGATGAAATAGACAGTACACACTATCCTGTTTTTCATCAAGCAGATGCTGTTAGATTATGTACTGCAGACGAGCTGTTTCAAAATGTTAGTAGTTCTGATGGGTTGAGATTATTTGAGCACAGAGGTCTAGAAACAGATGAGAAGCAAGGTTGTTATACTTTGGAGTCTGTGAAATTGATGGAACATGAATTGAAGAATACTTTAACAGGCCTAGCACATGCACTTTTTGGACCag AAATTCAGTGCAGATGGGTTGAACAATATTTTCCTTTTACCCATCCTTCATGGGAATTAGAAATCTACTATCAGAATCAGTGGCTTGAAATATTAGGATGTGGTATTATGAGACATGAGATTTTACAAAATTCAGGTGCAGGAGAACGTATTGGATGGGCTTTTGGTCTAGGTTTAGAGAGATTAGCTATGGCTCTGTATAAGATTCCTGATGTCAGATTATTCTGGAGTAAGGATACTGGTTTCTTAAACCAATTCAAAGTTGAAGATTCTAACACAGAAATAGAATACAAG CCTATTAGTGTTTACCCTCaatgtaaaaatgacataaGTTTTTGGTTACCTGAAGATGGTCAATATTCGGAAAAAGATTTCTATGAAATCGTACGGAATATCGGTCGTGATATAGTAGAACAAATTCTACTGAAGGATCAATTCACCCACCCAGAGACTAAAAGGGTCTCTCATTGTTATACTATAATATATAGGCATATGGAACGTACACTATCAAAAAGGGAGGTGAATAATGTTCATAGGTACATAGGAAAGACTGCTACTGAGGAATTAGGTGTTACAGTTAGATGA